CAGACATTGACATGTCGGTAGGGTACAAACCACCAAAGCCTGAATACGACACCAAAGCAGTCCCATGGGACTATCGAGTAGGTGCAATGGGCAAGATGATCGACACTATCGTGGCTGAAGGAATGACTAGGTCGGGGAGGTGTTATGCCCCAGAGGATCTAAATCAAAAAGCTCTtggaaaagaataaaatccaaagaAGAATGTTATCGATGGTGAAGTCGCAAAAATTTGGAAGAAGATGCAGCTAAAAGACTATTAAGTCGAAGAGtatttgaagaagatgctaGCCCACATATCCATTTTGTCTCTCCTTATGAGTTTTGAAACTCATATGAATGTTTTGATGGAACTGTTAGACGGAGTGAACATTTCTAAAGAGACCACAAGTGAAACATTTAGCTGTATCGATTGGAAGAATAGTGAAAGCTAACAAGATCTCTTTCCATGATGATGAGTTGCTTGCAGAAGGGGTTGATCACAACAAAGCGCTTCACATTGCAGTCAAATGTTGTGATAAGATTGTGACTCGAGTCTTAATTGATGGTGGTTCTGGATGCAACATTTGTCCTTTCACCACTCTAAGGTATCTAAGTATTTATATAGGAGAGATAAAGGAAAGTCATGTGAAAGTTAGAGCTTTTGATGGAGCACAGAGAAGTTTCATTGGAGAGATCTATCTCACATTGCAAGTAGGGCCAGCCAAATTCCCCATTCTGTTTCAGAACTGGATGTATCATCCAAAACCTGTTGTTAAGAAGACAATAGGTCCACATGGCAAGAGTGGTTCCTTCCACTCTTCACCAATGCGTAAAGTTTGAGCGGGGTCGCACATAAGTTACCATCCGCAGAGAGCTCAGTCACCCCATCCTTTCTGTCAATTCTATCCCAGTCGATGATGATTTAAACGGAGCCACCTTTCACACTTTAGAAATTATGCAAGCTATTAGGGTCGGTGAGGAAGCAGAGACATGTATTACAAAGTTGTCAAGTGTGGCAAAAATAGTTGTGTCAGATATGTAGAAGTATGGGTATTAGCCTAAGAGTGGACTTGGACCCAAGTCCAATGGCATAGTTGAGCCGATCCAGTTGTCAAGTGcgggaaaaatatatatatatattaattttgaccATTTGATCGTTCTCAAAATAACCACGACTTTTCAGCTTTCCAAAATAGACTCCATCGCCCCTATACTCTGTTTTGACCGAGAAATCACGCCTCTCTTTCCGATGTTTCAACATGTTTATCCACCTTCTCCCTTACGCTACTCTCTACGGTTGCTGCATCATCGCCTATGGCTGCCCAAGACGACCTCTCTCATCAACCCCCCACGTGATTCCCAGACCCCCTTACTCTTCTTCCCCTACCCCTCTCGACTCTTCCTATCAATAACAGACGTGAATCACCGAAAGCAACAATATCCTTCTGCGCTCCTCTGTCGTCCGTCAATCACGAACCCCTCCTATCAACTTTACATCTTCTCCATCACCTTTTTCTGATGAAGAAAAGACCCCTATGATGCTACACCTCTGCTTTGACCgagttttatttaaaatattttcgaaATTCGTGGTGTACAAGAGTCCAACAgatcaaaatctaaaaaaaaaaaaggatgattCATTTTGATATCAAGTTGCAACTCTTTGTTTTCCagcattattttaatttttcaagttTGAAATTTGGACTCTGTTTTTCACCTATAAAAGGATGGTGTTTTCCCATCAAAAGACCAGAGAAAAAAGAATGAGAGAAAGGgacaaagaaggaaagaaaacgGGCAAAGAGATCCATAAACGAGAAAAAATCATTCATCAACTTCCAAAAACAATCTAGAAAGGagggagaaaaacaagcaatctatttcttttttgtttgttcttcGAGTTGAAGCTCGTTTCGAAGTTGAAATCGCTTGACGTCAAAGTTCTGGTTTGTTGCCCTATACAAGGTCAGTATTCGTCATtatagttttatatattttgaattttggttTGTGAAACTTTATGACCGTTTGAATATCCTCTCTTCATATAATCTGGTATTTCTAAATGTTTCACAGAATCTGTCTCATTTAGCTTTGATTAAAATCAGGCTGTAAATAGTTTGTTAAAGTTATGATATTTGTATCATGTTAGAATTGTGAATTATGACTTAAAAAATGACTAATGGCTTGTCTTTTACTCCACTAACAATCTGTTAAATTTCAGATGTTTCTCTTTTTTAATCACGCAAATTTTGTATGTGGATAGATTTCTGTTTCAACACTGTTCATAGTCGATACTCTCTCGCATAGTTTGTTCCACATAGCTGGAAGCATCTCCAACTTCATCTTTATTTTGTGTGTCAACCAGATCTCTCTATCTTGTTGGTTCTTCTCTGTGATCatgttttttcctaaaaaaaatatttctgtaTGAACTGTGATTACATATTTCCactatttgattttaaatttgtcaTGCCAAAATATTTAAGTATCTTGATTAAAATTAGTTTTGTTAATCTTACTCAGGCCTCTTGTCTAGAAACGTATTTAATCCGTAGTCATTTTGTTATCGAGCATAGGAAACACTTTTCTTATAGTAAGTTGAAGATGAGTAACTATATTTTCCTTTGATCTGACTGTGTATGTCATATCATTTTAACATGTAGTTTCTTCATTTCACTTGGTATGGTATGTCACTTGACATGTGACACTAAATTAGATCTCTGGAATAATATGACATATTGGACTTAGCAGGACCTATCAATATGATCGATCTCATAATTTGTAGCTCAATTTGAAGGACTAGCccaatgaaatttaaaataataatctagTTATGTTaatccacaatatttatttgaatcaatgtattttgaatttaatataattcgaatcactttataaattttatatacaataatttttgaatgattGTGAAATTTTATCTTGTCGTTCACATTAAACATATTGGGATACAACAATCGAGATATTATGAAAAGAACAAAGAACAAACTTTGATATTGCAAACCACACATCCTTTTCACAGAGGGGAGGCACAACTACTACATTTTTTGCCCCTCGCTTTATGGATTGGGTTACACAATTTGTATATGTACATCAAACAACAAGCAATTATGCTTCAATAACAAACAAATCAAGACATATCTATATGAATTTCACTGTTCATGTCGTTTTATTTACTCTCGATATCAACGTGATCGTAAAATTCATTCCTTTGATGCCCTTAAATCTCTTATTTTCCTTTAAAGTTCACAAATAATGTAATTCCTCTTTAGAAGAAGATTCTGAGATATAACAAACTCCATTTTGAATAGGCAAGCTAATGTGTGCTTGGTTAACAATCCAATCACTACACTCAATTGATCCATCTGTTGCAGTCAAAAGTGCACTCCTAGGATAGCCATTTTGATGATGCACCCCTCGTTCTCCTAATCATAcacaacaaattaattaattatcaagtattttaagtattatatcaaacacaaatatatatatatatatatatatatatatatatgtgtgtgtgtgtgtgtgtgtgtgtgtgtgtatatgtacatatatatatatgtgtatatatatgtgtgtgtatatatatatatatatacatatatatatatgtgtgtgtgtgtgtatagtGGGTAGGAATTACTAGGAAAAAATATGCTAAATTCAATGTCAAGTAGTTGTATTATTTATTAGGCATTTGATGGCAAACATGTTGTACTAAAATATAGTAACGTAAAGGGTTGACTTCAGTTATTCCTTATTTTAGATAGATTCCAAATTAAGTTCATGAGCTTTTTAGCCAAATTATGTTTAGCATCATTGTCTTTATAAGTAATTAGGAGAGCCTTTTGCATATGGGtattcaaaaatgaaataaatccccttttccttattattatattttaaacaaccaggtaaattttattattacacgataatattattgttgtaaaaatatttaataaaattagagTTATTATCTTTATATTCAAAATCGTTAAAGTTTTAAGCGGCATGTATATAGAGTGttaattacaaatatattttttattactaataaatataatataatgataattatattattactattaaaatatttgtcacAAAATCCTTTATTTATTGTAGTGTTAATAAAATAAGGGAATATAGTTTAAAACAATTTCAATTGGGGAATAGAGAATAATCAAGTATCATTTATAGTGGCTCACAACCTACTCaaactttatattattatttatacacgTAAGTATataataaagataattaaaGTACCTTGAGTGAGTAAAGCTGCAGGTTCATTGACTTGCAGGCCACCATCAACTTCTTCTAAAGAACTCCAATTTGTGAAGGCATTCCTCACCAAATTCTCAATATAGGACTattaaaaagacaaaaacaattattttttaaaaaatcagtgAAAAAGTTCAAAACATTATAAATTTGTTACAAaagttaaaaacaaaataattaaacttaccCTTTGAATTCCTCTTAACTCTCTACAATGACAAATTTGTCCATTAATAATTGCTCTAATAACTTGACATATTGGATTGAGGATAAGAATGTAGTTTGGTCCTCTAGCTATGTATGATTTAGTTCCCATCTCACAAGTTTTTGCATGTCTATATGTTACTTCCCACATTTTCTCCGACATTCCATTTCCAAGTATCTGTCAGCagaaataaattcaaaatttaaatttaatgaattcaaCGTTCTAATTTCTTTCGAAACCGTGTTACATAGTTGACAATACACGTACCCTTCTTATTTTATGTGGGTCAATATTAGCCAACTTGAGAAAATCTTGTACTGTCTCTATGCCATGTGAAATTAGCTTCTTGTGAAAAGTTCCATCTTTTCCAATTTTTTCAAGACGCCACACATCATCTCCTAATGCTGGTGGATAATGCTTCTTatacactacaaaaaaaaaacatatatacttatatgaattatgatcatagtacaaaagaaataataatagattttttaatctcatgccttcaaattaattatatataactcGATATCACTAAATTATCACGATAAAAATCACTCTCTTTATAAATATACTTGTTAATAAAGTGCACATATAGTATACCTAGGGTTAGGTATAGATGTGTCAGTGTTTGACTCAAAAGATATATcaaatgacatatatatatatatatatgtaagtaattaatatattttgtatcgATACGATATAATTAGTGTGAAAAAAATGACTTACATTCTCCGCGATGATCTTTAACCATAAAAGAATCAGTCATAGCTTCCATTATTCGTATTGAATTTTGACCATTTCCTATGTGAACCACTTTTGCACCGATACGAAATCTCCGGCTTCGAATCCAACTAGAATTATCAGTAAATTCAAGATCACCTAGAGAAGCAACACCATCTCTCATAGTAATATTAAGTTCACCAGTAACCAAAGGTCTTTTTCCTGCCCTTTCTTTAACTATATTCTTATTGAACTCTTCAtgtgtccaattttctccactAGGAAAGTCTCCATCTAGCACCACGATCTCGATTTTAATCGGGGTAGCTAAGGTGGTTGGAACTAGGCAATCACCAGTCGCGTCTACAAGTAGGAGCTGGAGAGGGTATTGACCATTTAAATCCATAATTTTGCTATTGGTGAAGATTGGTAGAGAAAGTTTTTTGTTGAATATTAAACGTAGGTTTGATGGTTCAAGTGCTTTAATTCTTACTGAAGGTGATCTTCCTATTGATCTAGAACATCTTCTTAATCCACTTTCAACCTCTTCATGTACctatacataatttaaataagTATTGACAAGAGGAGTTTCTCAGATGAAcaccaaaataattatattttgtatataggTCGAAATATTAAATCTGTGAAATATATATACCACTTTTCGGAGCATGGGTTCCAAGGCTGAACAAAAGTTATCTAAGAAATTCACCTTCACCACTTCTTTAATCACACTACAaacaaatagaaacaaaaagttAATTAGAAGATGACATATAAATTAATcttgaaatattatatataaaaagtaattaatCATGACATACGAAGCAAAAGAAGGTGTTTTTCTTAGACGTTTGTAATTTGGTCGATTGGAGTCAGGATCAACAAAGTCATCAAAGAATCTTTTGGTTGCCATTGGGGAAAAAGTTAGATgagattcaaaaaaatttaagaggAAATGATATGAGGAAAAGAGGGGGGTTAGAGGGTTTATATAGGGTATAACATAAGGTGTTATGGTCTTATCTCAAATGGAGAAAATAGAGAGTTAAAATTATAAAGTAAAGTGTATATTATTTCCAAATATTAGAAAACTAGGTAAAGGAAGTTTCGTGGAATAATGAAAGAAAGAGCAAGGCAATAGAGAGGATTACAATTTCTAAGTGATCTAAGAAAATGTGATGTAACGACTTTGACGTCAAGGCCTATAAGTCAACCTCCCATccccaaaaaaatgaaagaagtaaGACAAGCAAACTAGTATAGATTATTAAAATACTTGGAATTTTCTTATATCTAAAAAgcaataataatattacttaGTGTTATACATGTATCAATAATGTAAGGATTAATTGTAAACAaatctatgtattattttataaagatattaGTTATATAAGGATtagttattttatcttttacataaaATGACATTTCCTTTGTGTCTAATAAAAGAGAGATTTATTTTGACATGACATGGGgtttaacaaaataaagaagatattttaattttgtgatcttatattaaagttatgttaaatatattaaatttctttaattaaatctTAACGTTTAAAATATATCacgtaaaaaatttaaaataaaatattatcaaaaaaggaaaaggatccttcattttcaaattgaatataaaaaagaaactatGTAATTCTTTATTAGAAGGAAGGAATACATTGATTCTCTCAAAACTTAACATGTATTTATTATGCGCTTCTGAGTTGTCAACAAAATGTCCTATTagtttttattgataaataacTTATTTCCTATTTATCGGTCAATATCATATAATTTctacaaaaattaatacaataatttatGCCATATTCAGCTATCAAATGgaatttgcatttgtataaagcgcgagaaaaagagaaaaataaaagagaactGATAGAGGAAgatctgtatttgtataataataagtgtataggacgaaaatatatgtatttgtatatacaattttctcttgctaaacacaatttatacatttgtgtttgtataaaagtgagaggccatggagagtggcgagcgaaatTTCTAGAGAGAGAGCCGAATGACAAGTGTTCGCTACAATTTAGAATTAAATGAAACTgtaattataacatttaatttgaattaataatttgccATATTATCcgattttccttttttagtaGGATATATACTCACTTAAAACTTAAAAGGccaattttcttaataattacgcggttaagcaaacttatagtacttaattattcatcataactataatttgctataattaccactctcgactaacattatacaatAATTATGTGGACTGActtgagtttgtataattagccacgtttgtatatgtataatttgtcacatttgtataattcacagcTAACAgttctttgtttgatttatatttgtatacaattgttTGTATTAGTTTATGACGATGATTTCCTTTGGGTCATCATATACATTCAACATTTTGTGTATACCTTTTTAAAGTTTGTATAAACGTGTAGTTTTTGGATTTTGTATAATATGATTTGTAtaatgtaatttgtataatttttcaaagtgcatatatttatgtttatatcactttcttatttgaattttagtatatttgtataatttcagACTTGATAGTACTCGATTATACAAAACAcgtgaattatacaaacttacctgctaattatacaaataaaatacgaactatacaaattattgtcctctctcgctcgcctctctcctccatttTCCAGTCCCccgcctctctccttcctctctcaatttcgctcgtctctctcctccctctcccaagcgagatgtataatatacaattatctaaccgatatacatatacaatttacctctctctcactctttgccctctctcgctcgctctctcatctctctcccagtctcgctcgcctctctcctccctatatCATGTAAGCTACAAATTGTAaatatcaaactatagctatggagagtaattaggcTATTTTTGAATGACTAGCTGTGAAAGTTCTTCTTTCTTAAAACCTCAAAATAGAAAGACCATCCAAAATTAAATAAGCTaggaaacttatataaatatattatataaaaaaatatttaccaactatagcaataattattttttcatttaatcacgtttaatacatgcataatacaattttaatacatattactaAGAACAATCTATTATTCACATAAAATACATGTTTTATTAATGGATAATACacttatcacacattttaatatacttataatacaatgtgtcaatttcttaccaaacaagcataatatgtttttaaaaacaattataatacatatatattacatacaaaattcacttttaatatatattgccAATTTAACATAgtgttgctataaatgataataaataagaattatcgctaaaattaataattactttCCTCCAACTAATTTTTCCaataaactattaatttatagTCTCTtaaattatacttttaaaattaactttattttaaaaagctgttttaaaaagggggaaattagaaaaaaaattatttattgagtcaaattttttatccgaaataatccaattataattaattacataaaatagTTATTCGATCACTTTTAATTTCAAATggtgttttttctttcttcaagccATTAATGATTTCTTCCTAACTCGCAGCTTCGTCCTTCCTTCCTCTTCTTCCTTCAATGTTGCTTTCCTTCTTCCTTCCtcctcttctttttatttaaagtttgtctaaaacttgactttaaaaatcgacataccaaaaaaataaattattttgaattgataatatatcaaaagattcgaaatattgagaaaaactTATATATCCATATTTGAGACTATTTAGAGGAGATTTAAATTAGTTggaattgaagaataaaaatatcGGTCTTCAATGTATATTTCAATGTATCAAcaatgtgtgtgtatatatatacacacacgtCTCTGCAGGgtacataattatgtattatccataaataattatacacTATTTATACAATATCGATTTAGATTAGATATACatatcgatatatatatatatatatatatatatggtcaTTTTGTTGAAAATAAGTTTTATTGTGTGTACTTATTGTTAAGTAACCTCTCAAAAACATAGGTGAGAAAGAAGTGTTCgaacaataaattttaaaagaaacttTAAAAGATTATCGATACTCACTCTTCTTTTTAAACCAtaactagaaaaaaatattgcacTAGCTAAAACTTCAATAATACTTTAATAGCCTCTGAATTTGTTATCAACCCCCTCCCCCACCAGTAAAAAGAGAACACACACAGCCACATGATGTAACTAacacaaagtaaaattaaatattccaTATGACTTGAAGGCCCACACCCTAACCAGCTAGAGTCCACAGTGCTAACTTTTTTGATTTGGACAAAGTTGATCATTTTAGTGCATAGAGATTTAAACGAGAACGAAGGTACGTCCCCGTCCGCTCTCGTCTAAGTCGTTTGATAGAAGATTAATAATATGTATTAGTAATATAGAGATTAGttattgataaataaatgtATTGTTTTATAAATATCAATTATCTAAcgattaatttttcatatatcagTTATTTCACCTTTTATTCCGTATAAGTTATATTATAAatgacaactttcacatataacaaataaaaaatttatatttgtatattatagcaaagtttgcataattgcgctccatagcaaacatagaaactggaTACAGTTGaaacaaattgtataaaacgaagtgtataaaacaagaaagagaaagacacttgggcagataactatataaaaacgaagtgtataaaacgaattgtattattataagtgtatagaacgattgtatacaatttgaatttgtataaaatgagaaagagagaaagacaaaagagacttgacaaggaatatacaattgaatcgaattgtataaaacgagaaagagagaaattagatacaatttgaaaattgtataaaacaggaaagagagaaagacaaaagaaactagGCAGggaagtatttttattgtataattataagtgtataggatgaaaatatatgtacttgcatgtgtatatacaattttctcacgctttatacaaacagaaacacaatttatatatttcgcttttgtttgtataagtgagaaaggcgagggtgacGAGCGAGATTTAAGAGactggcgagcgagatctggaagaggggagagaggggaacaaaaatatatgtattcaaataattttctctgctttatacaattagaaacaatttttatacacttgtttttgtataaaaagtgaggaagcgagcgagagattggaggagagtagcgagcgagatatttgggagagaggcgcctgacaattttttgcaaatgtttgctatggagcagaattaaatcaaaccctagccactccatttattttaggttattagtttgctattatatacaatttttcctgtTATAAATTCTCTTATAATCTATACATGTATAATATTAGTTTTGTGAGTTTCTAAATAGTCAACTAAACaccatattaatttttatatataaataacttattttttttatatacttcTACCAAAtatcgtatatatatatatataaaatcttatTTCTTATCCGACTATGAAACTACTCTATGTTAAAGTTGAGAGGAAAGAATCAAAATAGTCCATTTTTTTGGGTTAAGGCTCAAAGTGATCCTTGAATTTTTACATAGAGCACCAAAAGTCTCTCATGTTTGCAATATTGGTGCAATTTTAGTCCTCCTCcaaaattttacctatttttttggcattaattttatcCATAACCTATGTATGGAATGTTAGtcgtcattttatttatttagtagaaataacaACTATATATGAAAGAATGCGAGAAGAAAAATACTTTGTTTTGTTTAGTAGAAATCGTATTGCAAGTAAAGTCAAGAAGTTTATCTTGATAATTTCACGTgcaattatacaatttttttcttttcctgcaAAAGTCATATGTTAAGATGTTTTTAGTTTAGCTACAGTAATATCTGGTGAACAGAACAAGGTGTTTTTCGATATTGAAAACATGAGAGACTATTAGTGTTCCATGTGAAAACTCAAGGATCACTTTGAGCCTTAACCCAAATGTGAGGGACTATTTTGAGCTTTTTAAAATAGATAAAGACTTTGAGATGGATAAAAGTAACGAGGGACCGTTTAAGGTTATGTATTTAGCTTTTGATTTCTGAGTTTCTTGGAAGAATCTCTTCTTCATGATCTCTATGTTTCACGTCTGACATCCCTAATGtgaattcattattatttttcttttattgtcaGATTCacacaatttaaaattattatagcTTAAATTTATCGGAGTAATTTAGCATGAAAAAAGTTTTTGataaagaatattatttttctttgaaggAAACTTTGTGTAGCATGAATTCGAAATAGTTAAACTTAAGTGTGAGTATAatatgtctatatatatatatatataNatatatatataataaggtGAGGATCAATTTTATAACAAAGTTATAGTTTAGATAATCAAATTATACCAAAAATTTTCCTTGACTTATTGAATTACCATCGAATTGTTTGGTGGATTAGTTGAAACTTTTGTgtacttaattaaatatttagagttatgaattttgaaaataaaaatcttttagCGATGAGTGTTTCCCTCTTTCAGTGGATCTACCCAATAGGATTTTGATTAATGATATTTTGAGACCTAGTGggttaaaataaaatctactcttgttgaattattttcatgtaatatattactatatacATATACGTCTACATATAAGATCAGCTCATGCAAGTAcgagtttaatatatattaggGCAAATTTCATTTATagacataaaaataaagaaaaatttgatatataaataacttagttttaattatcttttggtaaaaaaagatcttttttatatatttatttgacatTAGATAGTCgagtttttggtcaaaaatattcttaaattatatcCTCAACTATTACATCGCTCTATTATTTTCTTGACCGAAAACATccctcaattaattaaaatttgacaattttcatccttttgttaaaatttgtcaaaaattaACAAGTTCTTCACAACATGTACTATTCACATTACTCTAACAATTTAAACTCCTTAAATCACCCCAGTACACCAACTATGTTCATTCTACGTAcatgtaaaataatattataattattttagtgaCAACCTTTTGCATAAGTCTTCCttttaataacaattttatttttatttagttttcgTTTGATTTGATATCAAAGATTATCAATGGAAATATTGAATCTGCAAAAAGTGGTGCCGATCAGAGACTTTTGCTtctaataatagaaaataaaacttAATAGAGATCAAAATTAGTTGAATCTTGATCACCTCCATTATCAATTTGTCCCAAAATATTATTGATCTAATGATATTTTGACTTTACGAGGTGAAGATGGTGCCAATTAAACTCCAACTCCAATAAGTTGGTAAAGGAGAAGAGGAAGTCATGTCTTCCCATAGACTAACACCGTTCTAACATTGTTTTTTTAACGGCGAACATGAGTctcaacttttttatatattttttgtttttttttcaatcggCAATAATATTATAGAATTTTTTATGAGAATAGCATGAATTGCACATGTTTTTGTGGCAATTCGTtaaattttttgacaaattttaatAGAGAAataaaagttgttaagttttaaatACTTGAAGATGTTTTTTTGTTAAGAAAGATAATCTTAAGGATATAATTTAAGTTGGGGtataatttaaagatatttttagcCAAAAACACTTTGATAATCATATTTAttgttcttgaaaaataataattttttctaattttctcttTCTGTTTCTAGACACGCTCATCattgttcttttttgttttaccTCATCGTTATTTGTTAACTGTTTTTGCTCACCAAATCTAAAACAGTTGCACAAAAATAGGAAAAcactattttatataaaaaaagagtCAGGTATTTTCAACTCCCCTCTTattctctttctttcattttttttacctCTTTGATGTTTTAGGATTTCTCTCATTTTCTAAAATATCTCTACTAgaataattacaataataattcTTCATAGTTAGTATCTCAaataacacaatttttttatattgattgtttgcattttttcaaaaaatattgagGATTCCTACATTCTTTATCTTgtagttgaaattttttttaacttttttttttgtgttttttttaatgattatattttaattgacAAGAGTAG
This portion of the Solanum pennellii chromosome 12, SPENNV200 genome encodes:
- the LOC107005860 gene encoding protein SAR DEFICIENT 1-like; translated protein: MATKRFFDDFVDPDSNRPNYKRLRKTPSFASVIKEVVKVNFLDNFCSALEPMLRKVVHEEVESGLRRCSRSIGRSPSVRIKALEPSNLRLIFNKKLSLPIFTNSKIMDLNGQYPLQLLLVDATGDCLVPTTLATPIKIEIVVLDGDFPSGENWTHEEFNKNIVKERAGKRPLVTGELNITMRDGVASLGDLEFTDNSSWIRSRRFRIGAKVVHIGNGQNSIRIMEAMTDSFMVKDHRGELYKKHYPPALGDDVWRLEKIGKDGTFHKKLISHGIETVQDFLKLANIDPHKIRRILGNGMSEKMWEVTYRHAKTCEMGTKSYIARGPNYILILNPICQVIRAIINGQICHCRELRGIQRSYIENLVRNAFTNWSSLEEVDGGLQVNEPAALLTQGERGVHHQNGYPRSALLTATDGSIECSDWIVNQAHISLPIQNGVCYISESSSKEELHYL